A portion of the Blastopirellula sediminis genome contains these proteins:
- a CDS encoding carbonic anhydrase, whose translation MQKLIHGIRQFQQSEYRRKQSLFEELAGGQAPPTMFITCADSRIDPNLITGSDPGELFVLRNAGNMIPRQDMASGEAATIEFAVKALKVEHIVVCGHSQCGAMKATLEPESCESLPSVAGWLRNVKGVVERTLRRHGEQSPERMLDLVIQENVRMQLENLQSLRCVAEALASEQLQLHGWTYDIGRGEIESLDHERNEFATLFNDECYQPDESATGFA comes from the coding sequence ATGCAAAAGCTAATTCACGGCATTCGTCAATTTCAGCAATCCGAATATCGCCGCAAGCAATCGCTGTTTGAAGAGCTCGCAGGGGGACAAGCTCCTCCCACGATGTTCATCACCTGCGCTGACTCACGGATTGATCCCAATCTGATTACCGGCAGCGACCCGGGCGAGCTCTTCGTCCTGCGAAACGCAGGGAACATGATTCCTCGCCAAGACATGGCGAGCGGAGAAGCGGCGACCATCGAGTTCGCCGTCAAAGCGCTCAAAGTCGAGCATATCGTCGTCTGCGGTCATTCGCAGTGCGGCGCCATGAAGGCGACGCTCGAGCCGGAGTCGTGCGAGTCGCTCCCGTCCGTCGCCGGCTGGCTGCGAAACGTGAAGGGGGTGGTCGAACGGACGCTTCGCCGGCACGGAGAACAATCGCCGGAGCGGATGCTTGACTTGGTCATTCAAGAAAACGTCCGGATGCAGTTAGAGAACTTGCAGTCGCTGCGCTGCGTCGCCGAAGCGCTGGCCAGCGAGCAACTGCAACTGCATGGCTGGACGTACGACATTGGTCGCGGCGAAATCGAGTCGCTCGATCACGAGCGAAACGAGTTTGCGACGCTATTCAACGACGAGTGCTATCAGCCGGACGAGTCGGCCACTGGCTTCGCCTAG